A genomic region of Nymphaea colorata isolate Beijing-Zhang1983 chromosome 2, ASM883128v2, whole genome shotgun sequence contains the following coding sequences:
- the LOC116247286 gene encoding uncharacterized protein LOC116247286 has translation MSKAWAAGVCTALACACSSSWVDHIAYADSFFRFPTFTSLPSDATSGDASQPRADDGATAAKQISTSEQAGSGSGTSSGFDPESLERGAKALREINSSPCAKQVFDIMRRQEDTRLAELAVEKAHFQAMQFLSDIDKEKRVAEEKRNLVQQQAQAKAQTARYEDELARKRMQADHEVQRRHNVELVKMQEESSLRKEQARRATEEQMQAQQLQTEKEKAEIERETIRVKAMAEAEARAHEAKLTEGQNRRLLVERINGEREKWIAALNTTFGHIEGGFKMLLTDRNKLMLAIGGATAVAAGVYTTREGARVIWGYINRILGQPSLIRESSMSRFPWVPKFLFQGTNTISLTGVMAKPGGNGSNLDNIILHPSLKRRIEQLARATANTRSHQAPFRNMLFYGPPGTGKTMVAREMARKSGLDYAMMTGGDVVPLGSQAVTKIHQLFDWAKKSKKGLLLFIDEADAFLCERNSTHMSEAQRSALNALLFRTGDQSKDIVLVLATNRPGDLDAAISDRIDEVIEFPLPGEQERFKLLKLYLDKYIVSGGRTVSRWSSFFGSNQQQILLKDISEDVIREASNKTGGFSGREIAKLMASIQASVYGRRDCTLDTDLFLQVVDYKAKEHEQRIKLSHDGTHECPT, from the exons ATGTCCAAGGCGTGGGCTGCGGGCGTCTGTACTGCTCTTGCTTGTGCCTGCTCTTCCTCTTGGGTGGATCACATTGCGTATGCAGACAGCTTCTTTCGTTTTCCTACCTTCACCTCTTTACCTTCTGATGCAACTAGCGGCGACGCTTCTCAGCCTCGTGCGGACGATGGTGCCACCGCCGCTAAGCAAATTAGTACCAGCGAGCAGGCCGGCAGTGGAAGTGGAACTTCCTCTGGCTTCGATCCTGAATCACTGGAGAGAGGTGCCAAAGCGCTGCGAGAGATCAACAGCTCTCCCTGTGCCAAGCAG GTCTTCGACATCATGAGGCGGCAGGAGGATACTCGGCTTGCCGAATTGGCGGTGGAGAAAGCTCACTTCCAGGCCATGCAATTCCTGTCCGACATT gataaagaaaaaagagttgCTGAAGAGAAACGGAACCTAGTTCAACAGCAGGCACAAGCAAAGGCACAGACAGCACGCTACGAGGATGAGTTGGCTAGAAAAAGGATGCAG GCCGATCATGAGGTTCAGAGACGGCACAATGTTGAATTAGTCAAGATGCAGGAAGAATCCTCTCTGAGAAAAGAACAAGCCAGACGTGCCACCGAAGAACAGATGCAAGCACAGCAACTGcaaactgaaaaggaaaaagcagaGATAGAACGCGAGACGATTCGAGTAAAAGCCATGGCTGAGGCAGAAGCTAGGGCACATGAAGCGAAACTGACCGAGGGTCAAAATAGGAGGCTGCTAGTGGAACGGATCAATGGTGAACGCGAGAAGTGGATTGCAGCCTTAAACACTACTTTTGGCCATATTGAAG GTGGCTTCAAAATGTTGCTGACAGATAGAAATAAGCTAATGCTTGCTATTGGAGGAGCCACTGCTGTCGCTGCAGGAGTTTACACAACTAG AGAGGGAGCTAGAGTCATTTGGGGCTACATCAATAGGATACTGGGCCAGCCTTCACTTATCCGTGAATCATCAATGTCAAGATTTCCATGGGTACCTAAGTTTCTTTTCCAAGGCACAAACACAATTTCTTTAACTGGAGTGATGGCGAAGCCAGGGGGAAATGGAAGCAACTTGGACAACATTATTTTGCATCCTTCATTAAAAAGGAGAATTGAGCAACTTgctcgagctactgcaaacaccAGGTCTCATCAAGCACCATTTAGGAACATGCTTTTCTATGGACCTCCTGGGACTGGCAAAACTATGGTTGCAAGGGAGATGGCTCGAAAATCG GGTTTGGATTATGCCATGATGACTGGTGGAGATGTTGTACCATTGGGTTCTCAAGCTGTCACAAAAATCCACCAGTTGTTTGACTGGGCAAAGAAATCAAAAAAAGGTCTACTGTTGTTTATTGATGAGGCAGATGCATTTTTATGCGA GCGTAATAGCACACACATGAGTGAAGCACAGCGAAGTGCGCTGAACGCTTTGCTATTCAGAACTGGAGATCAATCAAAGGATATTGTGCTTGTTCTTGCAACCAATAGGCCAGGAGACCTGGATGCTGCAATCTCGGACAGAATTGATGAAGTTATAGAATTTCCTCTTCCTGGTGAACAGGAGCGTTTCAAGTTGCTGAAACTGTATTTGGATAAGTACATTGTGAGTGGCGGCAGGACCGTATCCAGATGGTCTTCGTTCTTTGGGTCTAATCAGCAACAGATATTATTGAAGGATATCTCTGAAGATGTGATTCGTGAAGCATCAAATAAGACGGGAGGTTTTTCTGGTCGTGAAATCGCAAAGCTCATGGCGAGCATCCAAGCATCTGTATATGGGCGAAGAGACTGTACGCTTGACACTGATCTATTCCTTCAGGTCGTGGACTACAAAGCGAAGGAACATGAACAGCGGATAAAGCTTTCGCATGATGGAACTCACGAGTGTCCTACCTAG